In the genome of Ignavibacteriales bacterium, one region contains:
- a CDS encoding HAD family phosphatase: MVKNNISVVVFDLGKVLIPFDYKKSIDKLELIEKDLGKKFYEFYQNNYQTHRKFERGDLPEEEFISIMLNALEHKVSKEIFIQYYSDIFTLNENVASLLPLLKKNYTLCLLSNTDSLHHKYGWYKYDFLKYFDKLFLSYQVGAVKPEEKIYRAVEEFTKKPSSEHIFIDDIPEYAEAARRFGWNAIQFQNYDQLVKALEENNIVL; the protein is encoded by the coding sequence ATGGTAAAGAACAATATTTCAGTCGTCGTTTTTGATCTCGGTAAAGTTTTAATTCCATTCGATTATAAAAAATCGATTGATAAACTCGAGCTGATAGAAAAAGATCTCGGCAAAAAATTTTATGAGTTCTATCAGAATAATTACCAGACTCATAGAAAATTTGAACGGGGCGATCTTCCAGAAGAAGAATTTATTTCCATCATGCTGAATGCGCTTGAACATAAAGTCAGCAAAGAAATTTTCATTCAATACTACTCGGATATTTTTACTCTTAATGAAAATGTCGCCTCACTGCTTCCGCTTTTAAAAAAGAATTACACCCTTTGTCTTTTATCAAATACTGATTCGCTTCATCACAAATACGGCTGGTATAAATATGACTTTCTGAAATACTTTGATAAACTTTTTCTTTCATACCAGGTTGGCGCAGTTAAGCCCGAAGAGAAAATTTACCGGGCAGTTGAAGAGTTCACAAAGAAGCCTTCCTCAGAACATATTTTTATAGATGATATTCCCGAATACGCGGAAGCCGCAAGAAGGTTTGGTTGGAATGCAATTCAATTTCAGAACTATGACCAGCTAGTAAAAGCGCTGGAAGAAAATAATATTGTTCTATGA
- a CDS encoding carboxypeptidase-like regulatory domain-containing protein gives MKSILLYCFLVFSVSTIYTQQLTVSGIIKEQVSGSPLSFANIRVAGTTLGTAANKDGQYELKLKPGKYFLIASFIGYISDTVAVNLNTADMEADFNLAQSNVELEEIVILPGENPALEIIRKAIARKKERNEKIISYEFEAYTKGIIRTEEDIKAGGNSVSLGIGTTDTSELKITGILENQSKGFYKKPDQYKETIIARKQSSNFPSSINVLTGGRLIQNFYSDDINFFGKDLPGPLADNALGYYYFYIVRTLPIDDKKVFQIKFTPDDENDPGFTGDVFITDSTFDMIKVDLNLNRAANTGGVFDTINIFQQFAEYQKNIYMPVDYRLFVTANIIGLIRFGFELNTILYDYKINPLIEDDFFDMALLTVLPEADRKDSVYWTASQTIPSTSEEQTAYQRIDSISNVPRTFWDDFSWLSSRMSFTENFSTTAPLGLYHFNRVEGHALDFGFYLDDYFDKRFSSSLDLTYGFSDKKFKQDFSASYLLGDYRTYSASLNVFNDIKILFGGSEDYNELTSTILSLASKYEFRDYYYSKGFKLNLSGEVFPVLKLNAGFLNRTDNNAVNNSDFSFFAKDRSYRQNPVINETKINALTAGFFLDFRKYIEDGLYRRRASFNKSYMTFDGGITYSDKSLLKSSLNFKTYSLGTFVNLNVFNSSVLNIRANGIYNDGTLPYQMLYSLPGNIDITSRNYSFRTLEVNEILGERVFTAFIEHNLRDELFRWMGIPGLKSWEIQLNTFLNIAYSDIKTPTESIQPHKANTFTHPFYEAGFGLGHVLLPIRVEFAWKLNHRGENNFRVGLSSFVF, from the coding sequence ATGAAATCAATCCTTTTGTACTGCTTTCTTGTATTTTCAGTTTCAACAATATATACACAACAGTTAACTGTTTCGGGAATTATAAAAGAACAGGTATCCGGTTCTCCGTTAAGTTTTGCCAACATAAGAGTTGCGGGAACAACGCTCGGCACAGCAGCAAATAAAGACGGTCAATATGAACTGAAGCTGAAGCCGGGAAAGTATTTTCTTATAGCTTCGTTCATTGGATATATTTCCGATACCGTTGCGGTGAATTTAAACACTGCTGATATGGAAGCTGATTTTAATCTTGCTCAGTCAAATGTTGAGCTGGAAGAAATTGTTATTCTGCCGGGAGAAAATCCCGCGCTTGAAATAATAAGAAAAGCAATCGCCCGGAAAAAAGAACGAAATGAAAAAATAATTAGCTATGAGTTTGAGGCTTATACAAAAGGAATAATCCGCACCGAAGAGGATATTAAAGCCGGGGGCAATTCTGTCAGTCTTGGAATCGGAACAACGGATACTTCGGAATTGAAAATAACCGGCATACTTGAAAATCAGAGTAAAGGGTTTTATAAAAAACCCGACCAGTACAAGGAAACAATAATTGCACGCAAACAATCTTCTAACTTTCCTTCATCAATAAATGTTCTTACAGGAGGAAGACTAATTCAGAATTTTTATTCTGATGATATAAACTTTTTCGGTAAAGACCTGCCGGGTCCTTTAGCAGACAATGCATTAGGCTACTACTATTTTTACATAGTAAGAACTTTGCCCATCGATGATAAAAAAGTGTTTCAGATAAAATTTACTCCTGACGATGAAAATGATCCCGGTTTTACTGGTGATGTTTTTATAACCGACAGCACATTTGATATGATAAAAGTAGACCTGAACCTGAATCGCGCCGCAAACACTGGAGGGGTATTTGATACAATAAATATTTTCCAGCAGTTTGCTGAATACCAGAAAAATATTTATATGCCGGTAGATTACAGGTTGTTTGTCACTGCCAATATAATCGGATTAATAAGATTTGGGTTTGAGCTTAACACGATATTGTATGACTATAAGATCAATCCGCTTATTGAAGATGATTTTTTTGATATGGCTTTACTTACTGTTCTGCCTGAAGCCGACAGGAAAGATTCAGTTTACTGGACAGCAAGCCAAACGATACCCAGCACATCAGAGGAACAAACAGCATATCAACGTATCGACAGTATTAGCAATGTACCAAGAACGTTCTGGGATGATTTTTCCTGGCTGAGCTCAAGGATGTCTTTTACAGAAAATTTTTCAACGACTGCACCACTTGGTTTATATCACTTCAACCGTGTTGAGGGTCACGCTCTTGATTTCGGATTTTATTTAGATGACTATTTTGATAAAAGATTTAGTTCTTCGCTCGATCTTACTTATGGTTTTTCCGATAAAAAATTCAAACAGGATTTTAGCGCGAGTTATCTTTTGGGCGATTACAGAACTTACAGCGCTTCATTGAATGTTTTTAATGATATAAAAATACTTTTCGGCGGTTCAGAAGATTATAATGAACTTACGTCAACAATTCTTTCGCTCGCGTCAAAGTATGAATTCCGCGATTACTATTATTCAAAAGGCTTCAAACTTAATCTTTCAGGCGAAGTGTTTCCTGTGCTGAAACTAAATGCCGGATTCTTGAACAGAACAGATAATAATGCTGTTAACAATAGCGATTTTTCTTTCTTCGCAAAAGATCGCAGTTACAGACAAAATCCCGTAATAAATGAAACAAAGATTAATGCTTTGACTGCAGGATTCTTTTTAGATTTCAGAAAATATATTGAAGACGGACTTTACAGAAGACGGGCATCATTTAACAAGTCATATATGACATTTGACGGCGGCATTACTTATTCCGACAAGAGTCTTTTGAAAAGCAGTCTTAATTTTAAAACTTATTCGCTCGGTACGTTTGTTAACCTGAATGTTTTTAATTCTTCTGTTTTAAATATTCGTGCAAACGGAATTTATAATGACGGAACTCTTCCTTACCAGATGCTTTATTCCCTTCCGGGCAATATTGATATTACTTCACGAAATTATTCGTTCCGTACGCTCGAAGTAAATGAAATTTTAGGCGAACGCGTTTTTACAGCATTTATTGAACATAATTTAAGAGATGAACTTTTCAGGTGGATGGGCATTCCTGGATTAAAAAGCTGGGAGATTCAGCTAAATACATTTCTTAATATTGCTTATTCTGATATTAAAACGCCTACGGAATCGATTCAGCCACACAAAGCAAATACATTTACACATCCTTTTTATGAAGCCGGATTCGGGCTTGGACATGTTTTGCTTCCAATTCGTGTTGAGTTCGCCTGGAAACTAAATCACCGCGGTGAGAATAACTTTAGGGTCGGATTAAGTTCTTTCGTTTTTTAA
- a CDS encoding RNA-binding protein has product MSTKLFVGSLPWAVNDETLQAAFETHGKVVSAKVITDRQTGRSRGFGFVEMENESEASEAIKALNGSEMNGRNIIVSEAKPKN; this is encoded by the coding sequence GTGAGTACTAAACTTTTTGTGGGTTCATTGCCCTGGGCAGTGAACGACGAGACTTTGCAGGCAGCTTTCGAAACTCATGGTAAAGTTGTTTCTGCTAAAGTCATTACCGATCGCCAGACCGGTAGATCAAGAGGATTTGGATTCGTAGAAATGGAAAACGAATCTGAAGCAAGTGAAGCGATCAAAGCTCTTAACGGTTCGGAAATGAATGGCCGAAACATTATTGTCAGCGAAGCAAAACCGAAGAATTAA
- a CDS encoding S8 family peptidase, whose translation MKKFLFPVILFYVISFQFVLAQEQNIVRGEIIVQLNAANQLNNFKDAFQNLDLKIKQLLSKRMNIWLCTYNETKIDVSDVLYEIRTHRSVKSVQFNHVLSERSAQIFDLNNYNPYTVLSTFPNDTRFNEQWALHNTGQSGGTVDADIDAPEAWDISTGGLTADGDTIVIAIIDGGCDLNHNDLPYWYNYGEIPSNGIDDDSNGYIDDYRGWNAYGNNGTVPGSSHGTHVAGISGAKGNNNLGVSGVNWNSRIMPIAGSSSSEATVIAAYGYVLEMRSLYNETNGVLGAFIVSTNASFGVDQGQPANYPLWCAIYDSLGVQGVLNCGATANANWNIDVVGDIPTGCPSPYMISVTNTTRTDAKNSGAAYGLNTIDLGAPGTSVLSTYPNNNYQNLTGTSMATPQVTGAIALMFAAADSQILASYKSNLSDGAIMFRDILFEATDSISALQGITVTGGRLNVYNALLPVSAPQIPVELVSFSAEANETSVSLSWITSTEVNNRGFEVERKNVGRQSEIGNQGWGVLGFVEGKGTTTEQNFYSFSDKNVLTGKYQYRLKQIDYDGSYEYSKVVDVDLSRPNTYSLEQNYPNPFNPTTKIKFTVGDAFYASLLLVKLTVFDVLGNEIVTLVNEEKSAGVYEIEFDASNLPSGIYFYKLQSAAFSQTNKMLLLK comes from the coding sequence ATGAAAAAATTTTTATTCCCGGTTATACTGTTTTATGTCATTTCTTTCCAGTTCGTTTTAGCCCAGGAACAAAATATTGTTAGGGGGGAAATAATTGTTCAGCTTAATGCTGCAAACCAGTTAAATAATTTTAAAGATGCATTTCAGAATTTAGATTTGAAAATAAAACAACTGCTTTCTAAAAGAATGAATATCTGGCTTTGTACTTATAATGAAACAAAGATAGATGTTTCGGATGTTCTTTACGAAATAAGAACTCATCGTTCCGTTAAATCCGTTCAGTTTAATCATGTTCTCTCTGAACGATCCGCGCAAATTTTTGATCTGAATAATTATAACCCTTACACTGTTTTATCGACTTTTCCCAACGACACAAGATTCAATGAACAGTGGGCTTTACACAATACCGGACAATCAGGTGGAACTGTTGATGCCGACATCGATGCGCCTGAAGCATGGGATATTTCAACAGGAGGCTTAACTGCGGATGGAGATACAATTGTTATTGCAATTATCGATGGCGGATGCGATTTGAATCATAACGACCTGCCATACTGGTACAACTATGGCGAAATACCATCAAACGGAATTGATGATGACAGCAATGGTTATATTGATGATTACCGCGGTTGGAATGCTTACGGAAACAACGGAACCGTTCCCGGCAGTTCACACGGTACACACGTAGCGGGAATATCTGGCGCAAAAGGAAATAACAATCTTGGAGTTTCCGGTGTTAACTGGAACAGCAGGATTATGCCGATAGCAGGATCTTCATCCAGCGAAGCAACTGTGATTGCTGCTTATGGATATGTATTGGAAATGCGTTCTTTGTATAACGAGACTAACGGAGTTCTGGGTGCTTTTATTGTTTCAACAAATGCGTCATTTGGAGTTGATCAGGGACAGCCGGCAAATTATCCTTTGTGGTGCGCGATATATGACTCATTAGGCGTACAGGGAGTTTTAAATTGCGGGGCAACAGCAAATGCAAACTGGAATATCGATGTTGTTGGAGACATACCAACGGGATGCCCAAGCCCATATATGATAAGCGTAACAAACACAACGCGAACCGATGCTAAAAATTCAGGCGCTGCTTACGGCTTAAATACAATTGATCTTGGTGCGCCGGGAACATCCGTCTTGTCCACATATCCGAATAATAATTATCAAAATCTTACCGGCACATCAATGGCAACGCCGCAAGTTACCGGGGCAATTGCACTAATGTTTGCCGCCGCGGATTCACAAATATTAGCATCTTACAAATCTAATTTATCTGATGGCGCGATTATGTTCAGAGATATTTTATTTGAAGCTACCGATTCAATATCTGCCTTACAGGGAATAACTGTAACCGGCGGAAGATTAAATGTGTATAATGCTTTGCTTCCTGTTTCTGCGCCTCAAATACCTGTTGAGCTTGTATCTTTTTCTGCCGAAGCTAATGAAACAAGTGTTAGTCTTAGCTGGATAACCTCGACAGAAGTTAATAACCGCGGGTTTGAAGTGGAAAGAAAAAATGTCGGAAGGCAATCGGAAATAGGAAATCAGGGTTGGGGTGTGCTTGGGTTTGTTGAAGGAAAGGGAACAACTACTGAGCAGAATTTTTATTCTTTCTCTGACAAAAATGTTTTGACGGGAAAGTATCAATACCGGTTAAAACAGATTGATTACGATGGTTCTTATGAATATTCAAAAGTTGTTGACGTGGATTTGTCCCGACCAAATACTTACTCTCTTGAACAGAATTATCCAAATCCATTTAATCCGACAACAAAAATAAAATTTACTGTCGGGGATGCTTTTTATGCATCCCTTTTATTGGTAAAGTTAACTGTGTTTGATGTGCTTGGAAATGAAATTGTAACACTTGTCAACGAAGAAAAATCCGCCGGCGTTTATGAAATTGAGTTTGATGCATCAAATTTACCAAGCGGTATTTACTTTTATAAACTTCAAAGTGCGGCTTTTTCGCAGACAAATAAAATGTTACTACTCAAATAA
- a CDS encoding T9SS type A sorting domain-containing protein: MKYFNKKNEFIFFDMLFIVLLFLLTYAPLSAQKLGKMPLADHSAAIHSNGIVYAWGNNSSGQIGDSTQTVRWLPVRVLKGNYEGTQYLGDSPSNPITEISLGGNFTIALAADGTIFSWGGNATGQLGDTTITYRLTPGRVLKGEYEGTTYLGDNPANPIIKIVSGFYFSLALALDGTVYSWGNNEHGQLGNNETEIKRTPIKVLCGEYIGTTFLGDNPNNKILDIAAGEYFSIALAEDGIVYSWGENNRGQLGDSTDTDRHTPIKVLKGAYSGTVYLGDDSNNKIIKIVAGDSHSLGLAEDGTAYNWGRNTDGQLGINSVANSYVPVRVLKGNYAGTTFLGDNPNNKIIGIAAGSFFSSALMEDGTLFNWGQNLNGQIGNDSTVNKRIPTHVLKGLYDGSMFLGDNSNNKIISIGLGDQHAIALAEDLTLYSWGDVTSGKLGDSLIVFHRTPGRVHGLNNVGFLILPVEETSNPIRDFELSHNYPNPFNPTTKIKYTVGETFYAPLSLVTLRVYDILGNEIVTLVNEEKSAGVYEIEFNANNFPSGVYFYKVNIGSFTETKKMVLLK; encoded by the coding sequence ATGAAATATTTTAACAAAAAAAATGAATTTATATTTTTTGATATGTTATTCATCGTTTTACTATTCCTTTTAACATACGCTCCACTGTCAGCTCAAAAGTTAGGCAAAATGCCGCTAGCCGATCATTCTGCTGCTATTCACTCAAACGGTATTGTATATGCCTGGGGGAATAATTCGTCTGGTCAGATTGGCGATAGCACACAAACTGTTCGATGGCTTCCGGTTCGGGTGTTGAAGGGAAACTATGAGGGAACTCAATATCTCGGCGATAGCCCTTCAAATCCGATAACTGAAATTTCTCTGGGTGGCAACTTTACAATTGCCCTTGCTGCTGATGGAACGATTTTCAGTTGGGGTGGAAACGCAACAGGGCAATTGGGCGATACAACAATTACCTATAGGCTAACTCCTGGCAGAGTTTTAAAGGGAGAATATGAAGGAACTACTTATCTCGGAGATAATCCAGCCAATCCAATTATTAAAATTGTTTCCGGATTTTACTTTTCATTGGCGCTTGCGCTAGACGGTACCGTTTATTCATGGGGCAACAATGAGCATGGACAGTTGGGCAACAATGAAACGGAAATCAAAAGAACGCCGATAAAGGTTTTATGTGGGGAATATATTGGAACAACATTTCTTGGTGACAATCCCAATAATAAAATATTAGATATCGCAGCCGGAGAATATTTTTCAATTGCACTTGCAGAGGATGGCATCGTTTATTCGTGGGGTGAAAACAACAGGGGGCAATTAGGAGATAGTACCGACACAGATCGACATACTCCAATAAAAGTTTTGAAAGGAGCATATTCCGGAACAGTTTATTTAGGCGATGATTCAAATAACAAAATTATAAAAATTGTTGCGGGAGATTCTCACTCCCTTGGACTTGCGGAAGATGGAACCGCATACAACTGGGGAAGAAACACAGACGGACAACTTGGAATTAATTCTGTCGCCAATAGCTATGTTCCGGTTAGAGTTTTAAAGGGAAACTATGCCGGAACAACCTTTCTCGGCGATAATCCCAACAACAAAATTATTGGTATCGCCGCTGGTTCTTTTTTCTCGTCGGCTTTAATGGAAGATGGAACTCTCTTTAATTGGGGACAAAATCTAAATGGTCAAATCGGAAACGACTCGACTGTTAACAAAAGAATCCCGACACATGTTCTTAAAGGGTTATATGATGGATCAATGTTTTTGGGTGACAATTCAAATAATAAAATTATTTCAATTGGGCTAGGCGATCAGCACGCAATCGCTTTGGCGGAAGATCTTACCTTATATAGTTGGGGTGATGTGACAAGCGGCAAGCTGGGAGATAGTTTGATTGTGTTTCACAGAACACCCGGAAGAGTTCATGGATTGAACAATGTGGGTTTTTTAATCCTTCCTGTTGAAGAAACCTCTAACCCGATTCGCGATTTTGAATTAAGTCATAATTATCCAAATCCATTTAATCCGACAACAAAAATAAAATATACTGTCGGGGAAACATTTTATGCGCCCCTCTCGTTAGTAACGCTGCGAGTGTATGATATACTTGGAAATGAAATTGTAACACTTGTTAACGAAGAAAAATCCGCCGGCGTTTATGAAATTGAATTTAACGCTAACAACTTTCCAAGCGGGGTTTATTTTTATAAAGTTAATATTGGTAGTTTTACAGAAACAAAAAAAATGGTTCTTCTTAAATGA
- a CDS encoding YdeI/OmpD-associated family protein: MDPKFFKTSAELRNWFEKNHHKEKELWVGYYKKDSGLKSITWSESVDQALCFGWIDGIRKSIDEKSYTNRFTPRKPGSNWSAININKVNELTKLGLMKPAGTEAFKKLDKKKAKVYSFEQRSIVLNPAFEKIFKSNKTAWKSFTSMAPSYQRVSIHWVMSAKQEETRLRRLNILIEDSANNIKIKPLRIGKESG; encoded by the coding sequence ATGGATCCTAAATTCTTTAAAACTTCTGCTGAACTAAGGAACTGGTTTGAAAAAAATCATCATAAAGAAAAAGAACTGTGGGTGGGATATTATAAAAAGGATTCGGGGCTTAAAAGCATAACCTGGTCTGAATCGGTTGATCAGGCTTTATGCTTTGGCTGGATTGACGGTATAAGAAAATCAATCGACGAGAAAAGTTATACTAACCGTTTCACCCCCAGAAAACCGGGCAGCAACTGGAGCGCAATCAACATCAATAAAGTTAATGAACTTACAAAGCTTGGCTTGATGAAACCAGCCGGAACAGAAGCATTCAAAAAGTTGGATAAGAAAAAAGCGAAAGTTTATTCATTTGAACAGCGCAGTATTGTTCTCAATCCTGCATTTGAAAAAATTTTTAAATCAAACAAAACCGCATGGAAGAGTTTTACCTCAATGGCACCTTCATACCAAAGGGTTTCAATTCACTGGGTGATGAGCGCAAAACAGGAGGAAACAAGATTGAGGAGGCTTAACATATTGATTGAAGACAGTGCCAATAATATTAAAATAAAACCTCTTCGTATTGGTAAAGAATCCGGTTAA
- a CDS encoding DUF4918 family protein: MTFASRAIKYFNNLVPSVQASGAASIINPYSTRDVKSCVSLFYKKFYRDNNKRVFVLGINPGRFGGGLTGISFTDPVELKEHCGIDNSLGNQKELSSRFIYSVVNEYGGTKKFFSKVFLSALYPFALVKDGKNYNYYDDKRTSGLLRKSIVENLRSQINFGANRDYVILLGKKNAEYFNSLNDEFNFFKKIFVLEHPRYIMQYRLKHMHNYIRKYIETIEQ; this comes from the coding sequence TTGACTTTTGCTTCAAGAGCCATTAAATATTTTAACAACTTAGTTCCATCTGTTCAAGCCTCCGGAGCCGCATCTATAATTAATCCGTATTCAACGAGAGATGTTAAGAGCTGTGTATCTTTGTTTTATAAAAAATTTTACCGGGATAATAACAAGAGAGTTTTTGTTTTGGGCATCAACCCGGGAAGATTCGGCGGCGGACTAACCGGTATTTCGTTCACCGATCCGGTTGAACTAAAAGAACATTGCGGAATAGATAATAGCCTGGGTAATCAGAAAGAACTTTCAAGCAGGTTTATTTATTCTGTTGTAAATGAATACGGCGGAACTAAAAAATTTTTCTCTAAAGTTTTTCTTTCAGCGCTTTACCCTTTTGCTTTGGTTAAGGACGGAAAAAATTATAATTACTATGACGATAAACGAACCAGCGGGCTTTTAAGAAAGAGTATTGTTGAAAATCTAAGGTCTCAAATTAATTTCGGCGCAAACCGGGATTATGTTATTCTGCTTGGAAAGAAAAACGCGGAGTATTTTAATTCGCTTAATGATGAATTTAATTTCTTTAAAAAGATATTTGTGCTTGAACATCCCAGATATATTATGCAATATAGACTCAAACACATGCATAATTATATTCGTAAGTATATAGAAACAATTGAACAATGA
- a CDS encoding SdpI family protein: MSSQEVWDFAQKYSSRVMLFSGVILIVIGVIALPFPVINPLPEVIISVFIVIASVIALYFLTEQEIKNRFPK; the protein is encoded by the coding sequence ATGAGTTCACAGGAGGTCTGGGATTTTGCACAAAAATATTCTTCAAGAGTTATGTTATTTTCAGGTGTGATACTGATTGTTATAGGCGTAATCGCTTTACCATTTCCTGTAATCAATCCTTTGCCTGAAGTTATAATTTCTGTTTTTATTGTGATTGCTTCAGTTATAGCTCTTTACTTCTTAACCGAACAGGAAATTAAAAACCGGTTTCCGAAATAA
- a CDS encoding DinB family protein, whose translation MKQHYIHLFEHNDWANKLSAASISETKNINPKAVSIFAHIVNAQQLWLNRILGRSGLKPWDERSLDESIIFSSQSTKDWMEFLKNSAESDIEKSISYQNSKGENFSNKIGQIINQVISHSSHHRGQIALLVRQSGGEPARTDYILFNR comes from the coding sequence ATGAAACAACATTACATTCATTTATTTGAACACAACGATTGGGCAAATAAACTCTCGGCCGCATCAATAAGCGAAACAAAAAACATAAACCCGAAAGCAGTTTCAATTTTTGCGCATATTGTTAATGCACAGCAATTATGGCTTAACAGGATTTTGGGCAGGTCCGGATTAAAACCGTGGGATGAAAGGTCGCTGGATGAATCTATAATTTTTTCATCTCAAAGCACAAAAGACTGGATGGAATTTTTGAAGAACTCCGCAGAATCTGATATCGAAAAAAGTATTAGTTATCAAAACTCTAAGGGAGAAAATTTTTCAAATAAAATTGGTCAGATAATAAACCAGGTAATCAGTCATTCATCACACCATCGCGGACAAATAGCGTTGTTGGTAAGGCAATCTGGTGGTGAACCGGCAAGGACGGATTATATTTTATTTAACCGGTAA